Proteins from a genomic interval of Terriglobales bacterium:
- a CDS encoding sigma-54 dependent transcriptional regulator → MTEDFRVRFLIVDDQQSIRKLCMTIGSSLGFVCAEAESAEDALAHLESNAADIVLVDLKMANMGGLEFLDTLKKMLPRTEVAIMTGYGSVETAVQAMKLGAYDYITKPFRVEEMKLVLQRMAEKVRLVAENQFLLEQVRTQMELNGIVGTSARIQDVLRMVARLKDTRTPVLITGESGTGKELVARAIHFGGVYAKRPFVAVDCGSLVPTLIESELFGYEKGAFTGALRTKAGLFQAADGGTIFLDEIGELPMEMQAKLLRVLQEKEVRPVGSNQKIRVDVRVIAATNRDLETAYKNGTFRKDLYFRLNVVTLHLAALRERKSDIPTLVRWFLGRLAPNLGIQVSNAAMNCLLNYEWPGNVRELENCIERAVALGNETLIDVRDLPPAIQAASTMPLASHLGREKTASISARGAVNASEPGMPSMDLEEMERATIQRVFDQVGGDKNLAREILGISRATLYRKIKRYNIRVGAQAESAVASH, encoded by the coding sequence ATGACTGAAGATTTTCGCGTCCGTTTTCTGATCGTGGATGACCAGCAGAGCATCCGCAAGCTGTGCATGACCATCGGGAGTTCGCTGGGCTTCGTGTGCGCGGAGGCGGAGAGCGCGGAAGACGCGCTCGCGCACCTGGAGTCGAACGCCGCCGACATCGTGCTGGTCGACCTGAAGATGGCCAACATGGGCGGCCTGGAGTTCCTCGACACGCTCAAGAAGATGCTGCCGCGCACGGAAGTGGCGATCATGACCGGCTATGGCTCGGTCGAGACGGCGGTGCAGGCGATGAAACTGGGCGCCTATGACTACATCACCAAGCCGTTCCGCGTGGAGGAGATGAAGCTGGTGCTGCAGCGAATGGCGGAGAAGGTCCGGCTGGTGGCGGAGAACCAGTTTTTGCTGGAGCAGGTCCGCACGCAGATGGAGCTGAACGGGATCGTCGGGACGTCGGCGCGGATCCAAGACGTGCTGCGGATGGTCGCGCGGCTGAAAGACACGCGCACGCCGGTGCTCATCACGGGCGAGAGCGGGACGGGCAAGGAACTGGTGGCGCGCGCCATCCACTTCGGCGGCGTGTACGCGAAGCGCCCGTTCGTCGCGGTGGATTGCGGGTCGCTGGTGCCGACGCTGATCGAGAGCGAGCTGTTCGGCTACGAGAAGGGCGCGTTCACCGGCGCGCTGCGCACCAAGGCCGGCCTGTTCCAGGCGGCGGACGGCGGCACCATCTTCCTGGACGAGATCGGCGAGCTGCCGATGGAGATGCAGGCCAAGCTGCTGCGCGTGCTGCAGGAGAAAGAGGTGCGTCCGGTCGGCAGCAACCAGAAGATCCGCGTGGATGTGCGCGTGATCGCGGCGACCAACCGCGATCTGGAGACCGCGTACAAGAACGGGACGTTCCGCAAAGACCTTTACTTCCGCCTGAACGTGGTCACGCTGCACCTCGCGGCGTTGCGGGAGCGGAAGTCCGATATCCCGACGCTGGTGCGGTGGTTCCTGGGCCGGTTGGCGCCCAACCTCGGCATCCAGGTATCCAACGCGGCGATGAATTGCCTGCTCAATTACGAGTGGCCGGGGAACGTGCGCGAGCTGGAGAACTGCATCGAGCGCGCGGTCGCGCTGGGGAACGAGACGCTGATCGACGTCCGCGACCTGCCGCCGGCGATCCAGGCGGCCAGCACCATGCCACTGGCCTCCCACTTGGGCAGGGAAAAGACGGCATCGATCTCCGCTCGTGGGGCAGTCAACGCCAGCGAGCCCGGGATGCCGTCGATGGATCTGGAGGAGATGGAGCGCGCCACCATCCAGCGTGTGTTCGACCAGGTCGGCGGCGACAAGAACCTGGCCCGGGAGATCCTCGGCATCAGCCGGGCGACCCTATATAGAAAGATCAAGCGGTACAACATCCGGGTCGGAGCGCAGGCGGAGAGCGCGGTCGCCAGCCACTAG
- a CDS encoding response regulator → MTTKAAGGKLPVLVVEDEPSVMSFLQAALERKGYSVVKATSGVEALKLLARGEFLGVITDMRTPGGVSGADVHAWVKANRPQLADRVILVTGDTVNEETVAILRNTQAPVVEKPFRVQQLLQVVEQILGKAV, encoded by the coding sequence ATGACGACGAAAGCCGCGGGTGGAAAGCTGCCGGTACTGGTCGTCGAGGACGAGCCGTCGGTCATGTCGTTCCTGCAGGCCGCGCTGGAGCGCAAGGGCTACAGCGTGGTGAAGGCGACCTCCGGGGTGGAGGCGCTGAAGTTGCTGGCGAGGGGCGAGTTCCTGGGCGTGATCACCGACATGCGCACGCCGGGCGGGGTGAGCGGCGCCGACGTGCACGCGTGGGTGAAAGCGAACCGGCCGCAGCTTGCCGACCGCGTGATCCTGGTGACCGGCGACACCGTGAATGAAGAGACCGTGGCGATCCTGCGCAACACACAAGCGCCGGTCGTGGAGAAGCCGTTCCGCGTGCAGCAGTTGCTGCAGGTGGTCGAGCAGATCCTGGGGAAGGCAGTATGA
- a CDS encoding PAS domain S-box protein: MLRFSAAVAEGGDFQRLIRLFCESAKEIFEVSGAYYWRLDENERLVAVDAEGRMAAEFLAATLELHESAVATEAVRDRRTVFVNDVVAERYPMAGRFGARAMLAAPLVVSGEVVGVTVLLHDGRGDYFNEDLAAKATILATQLGSMAEIARLRESSLEERERAVQLIELTQALQSSLDPATIHQLLVTRVRDLFGAALVALYLPEEKTLFPKAVTADGPPSLAAAQAETLAHAGGERLAATTGSELPAAIRFDRGLRSGAVPFEEALAVRIRTARDYGVLLVCFAPGAQVRGRAFRLLGSLANSVGLILANAELYSTTEQHRSRAENLVKLALELSSSLNLPGFVQSFSLRAAAMLGARGAGLVLAQGSALETIFLKTEAGDDRGLPRQLSAAMGQHAANRTESIAAGRAAELLGPKLAAALRWSDACVVRLVGASNEFLGYLCLGDLRRTWSEEDRELLRAIAGHVSVALENSRLFTRIAQSNKQWAEIFDAISDFIVVHDHANRVLRVNRSLAEYLGGQPSELIGVGMRALGSITAGSSELPCPFCRAGMESADEYIHPVQERTYLVSTSRMRGALNEGTQTIHVLKDITERREVERRYRELFDNTQEGIFFSTPEGRFLEVNDALVRMLGYASRQELLELDISSRLYLHPDDRERFRKAIEERGMVRNYQEVLRRKDGTLVHTLQNSFAVRDSSGKVTQYRGMILDITELKTFQSQLLHERDFNSKILNNTQSMILVSDTAGLISYANRRCFDSGGFKESELLGNRLVDLVAPSRRKKFEEAFDAVIGGQQVDNLELPIQRASGKLGHFSVNLSPMRDEQSNVTSIVAVMTDITDAALLNAKLVHAEKMAAVGQLVSGVAHEVNNPLTAILGFADLMLEQQEIPDSAKKDLQIIVQEAQRTRQIVQNLLSFARQTPAERKPVDLNEILRRTLKLRAYDFSSHGMDVVERYDEKLPAVMGDAHQLQQVFLNIVNNAYDAVREADRRGRIEVVTAKVNGSGVEVRFIDNGTGIAHPDRIFDPFFTTKEVGKGTGLGLSICYGILREHGGEIGCQNNGEQPGATFILRLPVAAKVEGAYA, encoded by the coding sequence TTGCTGCGTTTCTCCGCGGCGGTGGCGGAGGGCGGCGACTTCCAGCGGCTGATCCGATTGTTCTGCGAGTCGGCGAAAGAGATCTTCGAAGTCTCGGGCGCCTACTACTGGCGACTGGACGAGAACGAGCGCCTTGTCGCGGTCGACGCCGAAGGGCGGATGGCGGCGGAGTTCCTGGCGGCGACGCTGGAGCTGCACGAGAGCGCGGTCGCGACGGAAGCGGTGCGCGACCGGCGCACGGTCTTCGTGAATGACGTGGTTGCCGAGCGCTATCCGATGGCCGGACGCTTCGGTGCGCGCGCGATGCTGGCCGCCCCGCTGGTGGTGAGCGGGGAAGTCGTGGGCGTCACGGTGCTGCTGCACGACGGCAGGGGCGACTACTTCAACGAAGACCTCGCCGCGAAGGCGACGATCCTGGCGACGCAGCTCGGCAGCATGGCCGAGATCGCGCGGCTGCGCGAGTCGTCGTTGGAAGAGCGCGAGCGCGCGGTGCAGCTCATCGAGCTGACGCAGGCGCTGCAGTCCAGCCTGGACCCGGCCACCATCCACCAACTGCTGGTGACGCGGGTCCGCGATCTGTTCGGCGCGGCGCTGGTAGCCCTCTACCTGCCGGAAGAGAAGACGCTGTTCCCGAAGGCGGTGACGGCCGACGGTCCTCCGAGCCTGGCGGCGGCGCAGGCGGAGACCCTGGCGCATGCGGGAGGGGAGCGGCTCGCGGCCACGACGGGCAGCGAATTGCCGGCGGCGATCCGGTTCGACCGCGGGCTGCGCAGCGGCGCCGTGCCCTTTGAAGAGGCATTGGCGGTGCGCATCCGGACCGCGCGCGACTACGGCGTGCTGCTGGTGTGTTTCGCGCCCGGGGCGCAGGTGCGCGGGCGCGCGTTCCGGCTGCTCGGGTCGCTGGCGAACTCGGTCGGCCTGATCCTGGCGAACGCGGAACTGTATTCGACGACCGAGCAGCATCGCAGCAGAGCCGAGAACCTGGTGAAGCTGGCGCTGGAGCTGAGCTCGTCGCTGAACCTGCCGGGATTCGTGCAGAGCTTCAGCTTGCGGGCGGCGGCGATGCTGGGGGCGCGCGGCGCCGGCCTGGTGCTGGCGCAGGGCAGCGCGCTGGAGACGATATTCCTGAAGACCGAGGCAGGCGACGATCGGGGATTGCCGCGGCAGCTGAGCGCCGCGATGGGGCAGCACGCGGCGAACCGCACGGAATCGATCGCGGCGGGCCGCGCGGCGGAGCTGCTGGGACCCAAGCTGGCGGCCGCCTTGCGCTGGAGCGATGCTTGCGTGGTGCGGCTCGTCGGCGCTTCCAACGAGTTCCTCGGCTACCTTTGCCTGGGCGACCTGAGGCGCACCTGGTCGGAGGAAGACCGCGAGCTGCTGCGCGCGATCGCGGGACACGTTTCGGTGGCGCTCGAGAATTCGCGCCTGTTCACGCGCATCGCGCAATCAAACAAGCAGTGGGCGGAGATCTTCGACGCGATCTCCGACTTCATCGTGGTGCACGACCACGCGAACCGCGTGCTGCGCGTGAACCGGTCGCTGGCCGAGTACCTGGGCGGGCAGCCGTCGGAGCTGATCGGGGTGGGCATGCGGGCGCTCGGCTCCATCACGGCGGGGTCCTCGGAGCTGCCGTGCCCGTTCTGCCGCGCCGGCATGGAATCGGCGGATGAATACATCCATCCGGTGCAGGAGCGCACGTACCTGGTCTCGACTTCGCGCATGCGCGGGGCGCTGAACGAAGGCACGCAGACCATTCACGTGCTGAAAGACATCACCGAGCGCCGCGAGGTCGAGCGGCGTTACCGCGAGCTGTTCGACAACACGCAGGAAGGCATCTTCTTCTCGACGCCGGAAGGGCGGTTCCTCGAGGTCAACGACGCGCTCGTGCGGATGCTGGGGTATGCGTCACGCCAGGAGCTGCTCGAGCTCGATATCTCCTCGCGGCTCTACCTGCATCCCGACGACCGCGAGCGCTTCCGCAAAGCCATCGAAGAGCGGGGCATGGTGCGCAACTACCAGGAGGTGCTGCGGCGCAAGGACGGCACGCTGGTGCACACCCTGCAGAACAGCTTCGCGGTGCGCGATTCGAGCGGCAAAGTGACGCAGTACCGCGGGATGATCCTCGACATCACCGAACTGAAGACATTCCAGTCGCAGCTGCTGCACGAGCGCGATTTCAACAGCAAGATCCTGAACAACACGCAGAGCATGATCCTGGTGTCGGACACCGCCGGGCTGATCAGCTACGCGAACCGGCGGTGCTTCGATTCCGGGGGCTTCAAGGAGAGCGAGCTGCTGGGCAACCGGCTGGTGGACCTGGTCGCGCCCTCGCGCCGCAAGAAGTTCGAAGAGGCGTTCGACGCGGTCATCGGCGGGCAGCAGGTCGACAACCTGGAGCTTCCGATCCAGCGCGCGAGCGGGAAGCTCGGGCACTTCTCGGTGAACCTGAGCCCGATGCGGGACGAGCAGTCGAACGTGACCAGCATCGTGGCCGTGATGACGGACATCACCGACGCGGCGCTGCTGAACGCGAAGCTGGTGCACGCGGAAAAGATGGCGGCGGTCGGACAGCTCGTCTCGGGCGTGGCACACGAGGTCAACAATCCGCTGACGGCCATCCTGGGATTCGCGGACCTGATGCTGGAGCAGCAGGAGATCCCGGATTCCGCGAAGAAGGACCTGCAGATCATCGTGCAGGAGGCGCAGCGCACGCGGCAGATCGTGCAGAACCTGCTGAGCTTCGCGCGCCAGACGCCGGCGGAGCGCAAGCCGGTCGACCTCAACGAGATCCTGCGCCGCACGCTGAAGCTGCGGGCCTACGACTTCTCCAGCCACGGCATGGACGTGGTCGAGCGCTACGACGAGAAGCTGCCGGCGGTGATGGGGGACGCGCACCAGCTGCAGCAGGTGTTCCTGAACATCGTGAACAACGCGTACGACGCGGTGCGCGAGGCCGACCGCCGCGGCCGCATCGAAGTGGTGACGGCGAAGGTGAACGGCAGCGGCGTCGAGGTGCGGTTCATCGACAACGGTACCGGCATCGCGCATCCCGACCGCATCTTCGATCCGTTCTTCACGACCAAGGAAGTGGGCAAGGGGACCGGGCTGGGGCTGAGCATCTGCTACGGGATCCTGCGCGAGCACGGCGGCGAGATCGGGTGCCAGAACAACGGCGAGCAGCCGGGCGCGACGTTCATCCTGCGGCTGCCGGTGGCCGCAAAGGTCGAAGGAGCGTACGCATGA